Proteins encoded within one genomic window of Lysinibacillus louembei:
- a CDS encoding peptidylprolyl isomerase — MKKTFLAVTLAASLGLAACGNAGKEVVVTSSVGDLTQDDFYKEMKSLAGEQLLQQIMVEKILNDKYKVTNEEIDKELASVKESAGEQFETLLSQNGLSEEGLKENIRINLLSQKALEEMEVADEDIQKYYDQASQELHARHILVADEETAKEAIKRINDGEDFADVAKELSSDGSAEKGGDLGWFTVGMMVKEFNDAAYALELNTLSEPVQSQFGYHVIEVTEKRPVEDYGTLEEKKDEIREQLLAQFSMDDVITKLLKEAKVEVKDADLKGAFDKYSVK, encoded by the coding sequence ATGAAAAAAACATTTTTAGCAGTAACATTAGCTGCATCTTTAGGTTTAGCAGCATGCGGTAACGCAGGGAAAGAAGTAGTTGTTACATCAAGTGTAGGGGATTTAACACAGGACGATTTTTACAAAGAAATGAAATCTTTAGCTGGTGAACAATTATTACAGCAAATCATGGTTGAAAAAATCTTAAATGACAAATACAAAGTGACAAACGAAGAAATCGATAAAGAATTGGCTTCAGTAAAGGAATCTGCTGGCGAGCAATTTGAAACATTACTTTCGCAAAACGGTTTATCTGAAGAAGGCTTAAAGGAAAACATTCGCATCAACTTATTAAGCCAAAAAGCATTAGAAGAAATGGAAGTAGCAGATGAGGATATCCAAAAATATTATGACCAAGCTAGCCAGGAGCTACATGCGCGTCATATTTTAGTTGCGGATGAAGAAACAGCGAAAGAAGCAATTAAACGTATTAACGATGGCGAGGATTTCGCTGATGTAGCAAAAGAGCTTTCATCTGATGGCTCTGCTGAAAAAGGCGGCGATTTAGGCTGGTTCACAGTAGGTATGATGGTAAAAGAATTTAATGATGCTGCATACGCACTTGAATTAAATACATTAAGTGAGCCTGTTCAATCACAATTCGGTTACCACGTAATTGAAGTAACTGAAAAGCGCCCTGTAGAGGACTATGGTACATTAGAAGAGAAAAAAGATGAAATTCGCGAACAGCTTCTTGCACAATTCAGCATGGATGATGTTATTACAAAACTTTTAAAAGAGGCAAAAGTTGAAGTAAAAGATGCTGACTTAAAAGGTGCTTTCGATAAATATTCAGTAAAATAA
- a CDS encoding YjcZ family sporulation protein, protein MGGGGYNGGGYGSGFALLVVLFILLIIVGAAYLY, encoded by the coding sequence ATGGGCGGTGGAGGCTATAATGGCGGCGGTTACGGCTCAGGTTTCGCGCTACTTGTTGTATTATTTATTTTATTGATCATTGTCGGTGCTGCATATCTTTATTAA
- a CDS encoding DUF3267 domain-containing protein, which yields MHCWKTINVASEYGILRLTLLAVLTFVAVFCSSYVLTSLQLRAPHTDRYMLLFFIAFLLLYPLHKAFHYIPLFDYRGKMKFRWKKIFRFVPILRMRLLEPISKKRYIFALLAPFLLLNSLFLAIAIFFPLYSHYACLLLGFHSSICLIDLINAKHLLRAPANALIEETPRGYEILIPSVL from the coding sequence ATGCACTGCTGGAAAACAATTAACGTTGCATCTGAATATGGCATTTTACGGCTTACCTTATTAGCCGTGCTAACATTTGTTGCTGTTTTTTGCTCATCCTATGTATTAACAAGCTTACAATTGCGCGCACCACATACAGATCGATACATGCTGTTATTTTTTATTGCTTTTTTGCTGTTATATCCGCTTCATAAAGCGTTTCATTATATACCATTATTCGATTATCGAGGGAAAATGAAATTTCGCTGGAAAAAAATTTTCCGCTTTGTTCCTATTTTACGTATGCGCTTGCTAGAGCCAATTTCTAAAAAGCGTTATATATTTGCATTGCTGGCACCTTTTTTATTGTTAAATAGCCTGTTTTTAGCAATTGCAATATTTTTCCCTTTATACTCACACTATGCTTGCCTACTACTAGGTTTTCATAGTAGCATATGTTTAATTGATTTAATCAATGCGAAGCATTTATTGCGTGCACCTGCCAATGCATTAATTGAAGAAACGCCTAGAGGCTACGAAATATTAATACCATCTGTACTGTAG